Genomic segment of Gasterosteus aculeatus chromosome 4, fGasAcu3.hap1.1, whole genome shotgun sequence:
GTTCCCCACTGTTGGACCCTGTCGTAATGTACAGGAAGTCATCGCGAGTCGCCTCCGGTCACCTCACTTCCaggtggcggcgggggggcgggcgcCCGCACTCCCCTTGGTGCCCTTTGACCCCAGGGACTGACCCGAGCGGGTCCGCAGGTCCCGCTCGCCGTGGTCACTCTGCGCCTGCAGCTCCTCGTCGTACCTGTTTGACGCacggggaggggaggtgggggttaCAAACAGCCTTATCTGTGAGTACAGTCcgacccttcgatagctcagttggtagagcggaggactgtagagggagcagcagacatccttaggtcgctggttcaaatccggctcgaaggagttttttttttttttttttttaaatgttcaggTGAATGAAAAGACTAACACAATCCCTCCGATTTATCAAGTAATTAGCAGTGTTACTTCTAGATAGTTTAATTACAGCTTTGTAAATCACAAAGACAGGAACATACAATGATTTTTTGTGACGGCGAACTGGAGGTTCACACTCGAAAACGGGCAAATGCGACGGTAGCGAAATGGCCCTTTTCCTGTAGAGGATCTTTAATAAAAAAGAGCCGGCGACTGACGTTACTTTCTCAGATCCCCCGTTGCTGCAAGTTTGTATAAACCACATTGTTCAAGTGTAACAGTTACAAGCTACGGACTTAAAAGCCGCTCCTACCAACAGTATTTGAACCGGTGCCCTACGGATGTGTAACAAAGAGGACGCACTCACGCAACGAATTCACTGCCAATATCAACGGCATATTAAAATATACTGACGATAaaacttctaaaaaaaaaaagaaatcctaatAAGGTAACAACCATCTGCGTGATGGCAGGAAACAAGTTTTATTCGACTGAATAAAAGCTACTTGGAACgaatttgtgtttcttttcttgtaCATCCGGCCCTTTCCCATTACGGGAATATCAAAGTACTTTTGTTGTAAACTTaaagcttttcattcattcaccaaATATCCCCCCTTTGCGACTCCATCACATTTATAATCCCCCGTTATGCAAAATCCAACCACACTTTATCTACCTCGGAGTCAAATCAGAAATCCTGACTTACTCCCTGTCCCATCAGAGTGCATGACAAAGCCTCATTACCCTAATAGGAACCTGTAACAGATGAAATGGGGCTGGTCTGAACGTGGGCGCCACTCACAGGACTTGGTAGTTGCCCAGAGCCTCTCGGGGCGGACTGCGGTTCCAGCGGCAGTCTGGGACGTCCCCGTTGGGCGCGACGATGTTGAGCGTGTCGTTGATGAGGTTGTACTTGAGGATGCGGTCGTTGGCCGTGCTGGAGGTCAGCGAGGGGGAGGCGTTGACCTGACAGGGACACGGACAAAAGGGAGAAGCCAGATGAACAAGTATTCTTTTTCAGACCGCCTTTGTCCTCCAATCAACGTCCCGTCCTCCGAAAACAGACGGGATTGGTTTCTGTTAGCAAcggacatttaaaagacaagCCAGCAGACAGCTTGTGTTACTCATGCTCAGTTTGACGACACACCTTCGGCACACATTTGAATACTGAGAGGCACACAAAGAGCCACCTCAGGGGCATTAAACGTTGCTTAACACTGCAGGGGGAAATAAATGTTGCCATGTTAAGTGTGTTGCAATCAGagggttttcttttattaagtTTTATGTGTGCGTGTAACAACTCCTCGGGTTACTTGACTCACCTCGATAAGCCACGGCTTGAGCTTGTCATCGATAATGATGTCATACCCGTAACACTCAAAACAGTGTTTGTCATTGTTCATCACAGGCTGGGGGGAGAGAACACAGACAGGCCGAGTTAGGAGGAGCACATGACCCACGTTGCTGTGGGTGAAAGTGACCTGCGAGTCCAGGCCGGTGAGGGGAAGTGAGTCGGATCACTTATAAGAAAAAGGAAGCGCGCATCGAGTTGAGCGCgctataaaaaaaggaaaggtggTTTCGACAGGTGTGTGTTTAAAAGTGACGGCCCGCTTAAACGCAATGAAAGACTCCCAACAGGAACAAAGTACTAACAGAAGGACTGGAGCTCAGCTGGGCAGACAAAGAGTCAcattacatgtatatatatatacacacacattatatatatatatatatcatgacCATCCAACTCAGTTCCTTTTAGTCAGACTTCCTGCTTTCAGGTGCTATGTGACATTTTCCACAAGTGTCCGTGTGCACTCACAGCCACGGCCTTCAGCGACTGCACCATGATCCAGTGGATCTGGTCGAAGAGGCGGCTCGTCACCTCCTTCCCTCGGGTGCTCTCCAGGTACAAGCGGAAGTTGCTGACCGTCCACTTGCCCCCGTGGACGTGGTTGTAGTCGTCCTGCGTTAAAGGGACAAGGTCTAGCTCAGCTGGTGACATtttagacgggggggggggggggggggggggggtgtttgcatGGAGGCATGTTGGAACAAGGAATCACGGGTCAGTCATCTAGTCAGCAGAAGTAATATGACCTTAATTAGAGGCTCAATCCCGGGAAAAGAGTGTAATTACCATTTAACAACCATCAAGTGTAATTACCATTTAACAACCGGGTCTAACAACCATCAAGTGTCATTATGGGAAATGAGAAAAGAGATTTTAGAGATAAAATTTAAAAAGTCAGGATATTGCTCCCACTGCTGCTTCATGAAAGTGGGATTTGGAATTCACAGAATTCCCCTTCAGAAGATGGCGTTAtaataacaaccccccccccactacgcgGGCCAGACTCACCCCGTGTTTTTGGATGGCCACGTTGGTGAGGTGAACAAACATGTTGTCCAGCTCACTGGTGCTGGGTGTGTATTTCACTGTGCAGAACCTACAGAAGCCGAGCTTGTACCTGAGGATCGAAGCACAAAAGATTATTGCCTTCATTCAAATATGAATTGTTTTTAAGGCACCAGAAAATAGTGGTGAAACCAAAAGTCTCAATTGCTGATTCATTTGGTTTCCAGCTGATTAATAAATCAACTACTTGTTGCAAATTTATTTCACAATTCAATAGTTCAATTAGATAAAACATTCAAAGCGAGTAAAGTGATGGCGATTTTGCACTGAAATAGTATGAATGTATCACGACAAGTAACCGTCCGTCTTGTGGAGACAATAATTCAATATATAAAAACGGGGGTAATAATCCACATAAAAATGCTTCTCCCTACAGAGTCGGAGCTCACATGTAGCATTTCAGGGGCCGATACGTTGTCACCAGGACGTAGAGACGCAGGTCAAACTTCTTCCCTCCTATCAGCAGGGGGTTGTCGATGTACAGGGAGATGACGTAGGCCTCCTTGCCACTGGACGCCGCGACAAAACTGAGCGCAGAGAGAAACGTAAATAAATCACAAACCGCTTACCAAGGCTCATAAAGTGGATCACACGGGTCGTCGTGGGCAATTACACTAAAAAATATGTCACTTTTGAGGACTCAAATTGGACTCTTGGGTTATTTTGATCTGTCGCGGTCACTCACGTGGAGGTGCGGCTGTCTCTGGACCACTTCTTGATCTGGGACAGTTTGTTGATGAGGAAGATGCCTTTGCCCTGAGCTTTCCCGCAGGGCTTCATGATCCAGGTGCTGGACGGGTTCTTGCGGTACTCCTCCACGAAGAGATTGTAGTCGGAGGGGAGCATGAACGTCACAGGGACAAAATCTGCATGAGATGCAGGAGAAAAGCGTGAGCATGCAGCGCTTTGTATGGGACGAGAATGTGCGAATGTCTGAGATCgccgccccccacccacacccctctcccccttcatGGATACCTAAGTAGTTGTATTTCCCGTTCTCGTCCTTCTCCGCCAGCGGACTGCcttccttctccagctccttgcGGTAGCGTTTGATGTTCTTGATCATCAGGTCCTTCCTGGTCAGCTCGTAGTGGTTGGGGAAGTGGTTGACCATCTGGTCGTCAGACAGGCGGTAGCCGGTGTCCACGCTGAACACGTTCCTGATGGTCTGGATGCTCATCCTACGTGTGGGTACAAACAATTCACCGTTTTTGTGACATTAAGTGTCTGGAGCCAAGAAATGCATGAATGTGCACCTGCATTTTCCATATGTaccttttatgtttttaatacaATCGCATACTAACCGAGCACCCAAAATGTGACGTTTCAGATGCATGTACGTAGAAAAGATGACGATTTGTTTTTACATCTTTATAAATGATCTTGGGGCCCCACGGACGGGCCCCTGACCCTAAAGGTGTGAACCATGCACTGGATTTTAATGCAGTGTTCAGTGAGCCACGTGGGATGAGGAtcatgtgtgaaaaaaaacaacctcaccAGTAGAAATTCCAGTCGTCGTTTTCTGTGACCTGGACCCATTCCCTCTTCTCGAAGTTGTTGATGAGCACTGATTTCTCGATATCCGTCACCCACTTCACCTTCCCGGCCATGGCGCCTCCCCGCCGGGGTGGAGCACGCGCGGCAGCGGCAACGACAGCAGGTCGAACGGACAGCGACAGAACACgcgcgacggcggcggcggaggcatTCGGAGCAGAGCCCCGCCTGCAGAAAGACCAGTCGTCGGGAAACAGCCAGTCATCGGCATCAGCTAGCCCGGCCCGCTGGCTCCGTTAGCATGCTGCCGAGTCCCCGCGGGACTGCTGCGGAGGCTGCGGGGCGGACATCTCCCGAGGCGGCGACGCGACCTCACCggtccccctctcctcctcctcctcctccggggtcgtttagctagctaaaaaaaaccTCATAGCCTCGACGGTTTGTCGTCGTTGGCTCCGGCTTTTACGTCAAATAGGCCGCTTCCGGTCGGGTTGGTCAGCGAGCTAACGTTTCATGTGTATCGATCCGCGGCGTCGTAAAGCTGGACAAAGTGATGAAAAGCGCCAAACCAAGCTACTCTTCACAATAAAATACGGAGTTTGTTGAAGATTgacaacacacacgcgcgcgggtTTAACTCGCAATGCGACTCGTTTGCAATTAGCAGGATTTGTTTTCCTTAAAAGCTAGAAGGGTTTCCGAGGCGTTCAAGCGACGTTGGTCCACTCCAGAAGAATTACCTAGCAACGGAGGACGCAGTGATGTCATTGCTAGATGTCATGACGTAGGCGTACCAGCAGGGGTCACTGTTGGGTTGGACAGTTAAAGCGCAACGCACGAATACATAAAGAGTGACACATAGTTATGAATATCAGCTTCCGGATATTGAATGCACAGATCGCACAAAATACCAGTTAATCAATTAACTATTCTGAACAGGAGAATAGCACACAAAATGCAACATAGTCTGCAACACAATTGCACCCCAAGGAAGGGACAGCTTAAGAAATAGATTACAAATATTATTGTCTATGTTTGTCTAACATCTTTATTAAAGTTGTTGATATTTGAATTTCCCTTACAGGAATAAGATTCTGAGACGATGGAGGAAGGTGTATTAGCTTTTGTTTGGTGGTGCATCAATACACCTTCCTccatcgccccctgctggtcgctcTAGACGGCAGTATGTAAAGGCGTGGCCAGTCATATTTGTGGCAGTTACCTGAAAGCAACAAGATTAAAGGACGCTGCTGTAAGTACAGGGAAACACTTTaacaatatttctttatttttattatgtttcAACCATAATGTATCTGTATGTCTTACAGGGCGGCGTCCACTTTAATCGACACAGAAGGTagggttatttttatttgttttattaattgtgCATGCACCTGTTTCAACTTCCCGAGTGGGATCTGTTTAAAGTCTAATATAATACCATTCCACCATACTtctatatacattttaaaatatttttcaggcACTTAAGGATTAATTAATATCTGTGTGTGCGATCTATGATCAGAACGacctttgttttctgtgtgagaAAGATGACTTCATCCCTGTTATGACACTACAGTATGGCGGGGGACAATAGACTACATTTAAAAACTCCTCTGGATATTATTTAGGAAATAAAGCCATCGTCATATTATTACCGTTCACATATTTAAGGATATGTTATGATGGTGTTCTTGTTATCAAATCAGTATAAACGCAATAAACATAAATCCATGTAATTATACCTTTTGAcctgctttacttttttttcttcttttttctactTTATAGTAAGGAAATAGATATTTAAAACACATGAACGCATTATTTGGAGCCGGTtgggttttatttcttcttATTGAGGCAAGCAGGGCAGTTTGGTAGATTTGAGTTATGGAAATGGTGCATTTGCATTGAGGCACGAGTGCAGGTAAACCAGGAACTGATCTGAGGGCAGTTGCGTGTGAACACACCTGCATAACAAGTCATAAATCCACTAATAAAAGTGAATTAGAGGCCCTTTTTATTGTATACACTAGCTCTGGACACACGCGCGAGGACTTAacaatgttgatgttgatgtatACAGTACTAAATGGACTGAGTgcaacagatgatgtcatctctTTTGCACCTGGGAGGAACCTGTTTAACCAACCTGTTGTTTGAATACAGCCACCACCTATCCAAGTCACATGAGCCAGTGTTTACACAGCCAGTTAATGGTTGAGAGTCAAGCAGCGTTAACCCCCCCCCATGCCCATGGAGCTGCTATCTATCTCTGCATAGAACTTGTACTCCTCTGAACCATTTGAATAAAACCGGTTTTCCCTTCTCAGCAAACAACATGGTGGAACAAACAAGACAGCCGGGTCGCGTCGTCTCCCCCCAGGCTGGACCTGGCGAGGTGGGCGCTGACGCCCTGTTTGACGTGAACCTCAGGTACGGCACGAGGAACCTCAACACAACCACAACGACGCACACAAGCAGCAGACCACACACGAGCAAAGATAAACCACAGGCTTTAGTTGGTCTTTGATGTTCGGATCacataaatatgaaatgaaatatatcatatattattgCAGACTTCTTTAGCTTGCTTCTGAGAGCACTTTTCCCGtatgtgtgtgcaggataaacGACAGAGCTGCACGAGCCTACGGGCGCTGGTTGGCCCAGATCGGAGATCAGCTGGAGCGGGAGCGGACCGGCGGAAGACCAAACCGTCTACAGACTCCTCTTTGCATGCTGCGACCCGCTCAGGCACTGACCAGGACCATTTATCGGTATGAAAATTAGGGGTAACTAGTCATTTTATTATTCGGCTCGTCTTGGTGCCTGGCTGTTAAGGCTTTGTGGATTTGTTGTCACACAGAGATATTCAGAGTCAGTTGTGGGGCATCCAGGGCCTGTCTGCGGCGGTGAAGGCCTGGATAGCGAGCGTGGCCCTGGGGCCCCTACGAGCAGACGCCCGGGTAACGATCCCAAAACACGTtcactcaataaaaaaaaattaaaaatggccTTTGAGTGCAAATGGTCACACATAGAATCTAGACAGAAATATGCATACATCAAGTTATGAAAAGAATAATTCCATCTCTCTTCCATCTTACAGGTATTCAGTTTGAAACCAGTAACCTGCACTGGCTGGACCAGAGGAGCACTGGTGGCTGCGGCACTGGTGGCTGCAGTGACCGTTTTCGGTGCACTCTGGATGGAATGGAAAGCCAAATAAAAGGCCACCAGGAGGGCTTTTAGGCCATTATATATTTGACCAAAATATGTTTGCAAAATGAATGACAATTATTGCTGTTTGATTTCGCTTTTTATACTTTTTGAAAGATGTCTTGAATTTGAAACAAAATAACCataaataagattttaaaaaggaaaactgtaaaatgtgtaaaaacatgGGGCAattgtttttgcagttttccCCCGGAGAGGTGGCCAGCGTATTGTAGCAGTTATGTGTTGGTTCAGAGTTgtattaaaatgtcaaaaaaagcaCGTTTCCCATGACAGGACTGCTGCTGGCCTGCAGTCATTTGTATCCAGATTAGTTTCCTACTGGCCTAAGAGGCCAACATTTTTACATAAGTCTGgcttaataataattaaaaaaaaaaatttaaggGAGCTGGACTTTCTGTTTCAGGTTTGAATCTTTTTTCATGCAAATAAACCTTAAAATGACACGGTGTAGTCTCGTTaattaaaaaagcaacaacatttaatttaattacaacCTCAAGGAGCAACAACAGGAGCCTGCGGGTTTAACAGATCTTCCTTGTCATGTCCACCCGTTAGAACAAGCAGCAACTGCTTTCTCAGTCCTCGTGGGCGGTGACGTCGACCTGCGCGTACGTCGTGAAGGCCTTCCGGTTGCACCGCTGGAGCGTGGCGCCGAGCTGCTTCCCCGGACCGACCTCGTACGTGTGAGGGAACTTCGTCCCCTGCGTCCTCTCGAAGATCTCGTGCAGAGTTTGTTCCCACTTCACAGGCAACACCAGCTGCTTCACCAGCTGCCGGCGCACGTGGCTCTCGTTCATGTAGCGCTTGCCGTCCACGTTGGAGTACACGTTGATCTCGGGGCGACGCACCTGAACAGTGCGGTTTATGatagattttttaaataatagcaCTCTTCttcagaatgtgtgtgtaatttgttcatatttatttacactGCATTTTTAAATACTGTTTCACagcatgtaaaataaaaaaggcaaatcataagtttaaaaaaacggaAGAAATACATATAGAAATCTCCATGACACCACAAGAGGTtgctatggttttaaaaaaaaacaacaaaaaaaaagaagaagttggaCTGACCTCCACCTGCCTGAGCACCTCTCTGAGGGGTTCAGTGGCCGACTCCATCAGCTCGGTGTGAAAAGCCCCGCTGACCGGGAGGGGCTGGGTCCTCACGAACTGGAGACGCCGCGAGTTCTGCTGCAGGAAATCCAGAGCCTGAGAACACAACACGGCGATACCAAGTGACACTTTGTAAACACTGGATCTGTATCACCCGAAGCAAAGAGCAAACATTCAATCATGTTTTCCGTTCAAAGCTGCGTTTTGGATCAAATCCTTGCCTGTTGGTGCCCTGCGATGACTCTGCCGTCGGGGAACAAATAGTTGGCCACGGAGCACACCGGCTCCTCCAGCCCGAGGCTCCTGCAGTGCTCTTTAGCCTGCACACATGCGTGTTTATACTGCGCCTGAGGTCTACCGACGACCGACAGCATCCCACTAGGAACCAGCTCTGCAGCTCTCTGCATGGCCTCCGCGCGAACCTTCACCACATACAGAGCTGGAAGACACAAGGGTGGGAGAGGAAAAGGCACGCGGCGCGTTAACTCTTAGCGGAGCGACGTCCTTGTCAGGCGGGAGGCCGAGAAGCACGCCTACCTTCCGCAAAGTCCATGGCGCCAGAAAAAACCAGAGCGGCAAACTCTCCGACGCTGAAACCTGCCGCAGCAACACACGTCTCGACGGCCTGCGGACAGAAGTGCAATTGGTGGCTCAAAATCGCAGTAAGATCGGCTGTTATCAATTAAACTAAAACATATCAAGTCGAGAGTTTGATTTTTAATTTCGATTACATAGTCATTATAACATAAGTTGTTGTGGATTCACATGtagaagggaaaaaagggacTGGTGCTGCAACCAATGAAGGTCTCATCATTGGATGTTGTTTCAAATAATAAGGGCCCCGTCTAAGCTAAGACTTtatattgcttgttttttggtgcatttaaagATTTAATTTACAATAAAGACAACTATTATCTTAATAAACATGTTTCTTAATAAATCATAAGTGGAATATTAAAAAAGGTTCTTTGTTTCCACTTCATGCTAGTTAGTACTGATACTCCACTACTATGAGGCAAAGTTTAGGTACTTTgcagttcatcatcatcatcatcatgtacAAATCAGGCACCATTAACGTGCAAAGCAACGCACACATTAACATGATAATGACAATACAATGCGTTTTTCTGTATTATTTCACGGAGGGGCAACCTTCGGGTTTTCGACGTTGAGCCTCTCCAGCGCCGCCAGCGACGTGACGAACAGCGCCGGCTGGCAGCGAGCCGTCTTCCGCAGCTCCTCCTCGGGTCCGTCCAGGCACAGAGACAGCAGGTCGTACCCGAGGATCTCCCGCGCCGCCGAGAACATCTCTCGCACGTTGGGGTACTTCAGAAGCCCCCGGCCCATGCCCACGAACTGGCTGCCCTGGccggggaagaggaggacggagcAGCCGCCGGGGTCCTTCGCGGGCCTCCGCGGCGGTCGGGGGGCGGCGTCCGGGAAGGGCGGCGAGTCGGCGGACGGCCCCCGGGTCAGAGAGACCAGCCCCCGGGTCAGAGAGACCAGCCCGCGGGTCAGAGAGACCGGCCCCCGGACGCTCGCTCTGCAAACCAATGAAGACAACATGGCGTGTCCTCGCAGGGGTTAAAACAGACGCATGCCGTGTCCCGGAAAACACCGCAGCGCTTGAAGTGAAAACTGAAGTTTAACTTGGGAGCTCGCGGTCAGCGTGTCGCGGCCCTGAGCGTCGCCATGTTTCTACGTCACTCGGAGgttgagtttgttttgtttccggTTCGCGCTTTCGTCatttcctgctgcagcagcatcaacagtCAGCAGTTTATTGACGttgtacataaatacatttaccaTATCATTCCCTAAATAAATGTCTGTGAATAATGTTTGTGAATAATGTAATACAATTAACGTTAAACCATGATCACTATTCAtcattttttatctttaaaagAATGCAACGTGtacatttgtttaatttttttctgcTGTAGTGGTTTACTTATTTTCCAGTATTGTGATATTCTAGT
This window contains:
- the ttll1 gene encoding polyglutamylase complex subunit TTLL1 — encoded protein: MAGKVKWVTDIEKSVLINNFEKREWVQVTENDDWNFYWMSIQTIRNVFSVDTGYRLSDDQMVNHFPNHYELTRKDLMIKNIKRYRKELEKEGSPLAEKDENGKYNYLDFVPVTFMLPSDYNLFVEEYRKNPSSTWIMKPCGKAQGKGIFLINKLSQIKKWSRDSRTSTFVAASSGKEAYVISLYIDNPLLIGGKKFDLRLYVLVTTYRPLKCYMYKLGFCRFCTVKYTPSTSELDNMFVHLTNVAIQKHGDDYNHVHGGKWTVSNFRLYLESTRGKEVTSRLFDQIHWIMVQSLKAVAPVMNNDKHCFECYGYDIIIDDKLKPWLIEVNASPSLTSSTANDRILKYNLINDTLNIVAPNGDVPDCRWNRSPPREALGNYQVLYDEELQAQSDHGERDLRTRSGQSLGSKGTKGSAGARPPAATWK
- the bik gene encoding bcl-2-interacting killer translates to MVEQTRQPGRVVSPQAGPGEVGADALFDVNLRINDRAARAYGRWLAQIGDQLERERTGGRPNRLQTPLCMLRPAQALTRTIYRDIQSQLWGIQGLSAAVKAWIASVALGPLRADARVFSLKPVTCTGWTRGALVAAALVAAVTVFGALWMEWKAK
- the mcat gene encoding malonyl-CoA-acyl carrier protein transacylase, mitochondrial; amino-acid sequence: MLSSLVCRASVRGPVSLTRGLVSLTRGLVSLTRGPSADSPPFPDAAPRPPRRPAKDPGGCSVLLFPGQGSQFVGMGRGLLKYPNVREMFSAAREILGYDLLSLCLDGPEEELRKTARCQPALFVTSLAALERLNVENPKAVETCVAAAGFSVGEFAALVFSGAMDFAEALYVVKVRAEAMQRAAELVPSGMLSVVGRPQAQYKHACVQAKEHCRSLGLEEPVCSVANYLFPDGRVIAGHQQALDFLQQNSRRLQFVRTQPLPVSGAFHTELMESATEPLREVLRQVEVRRPEINVYSNVDGKRYMNESHVRRQLVKQLVLPVKWEQTLHEIFERTQGTKFPHTYEVGPGKQLGATLQRCNRKAFTTYAQVDVTAHED